The following coding sequences lie in one Alicyclobacillus curvatus genomic window:
- a CDS encoding peptidoglycan-binding protein → MQRRQKQLSILGILIILGASQTGCAVLNGFSASQASTHTVAGNHTITEVTSPPPSVNNRTGSSSQSNQTNSAASTQATATYPSFGLAVTGPEVLALNERLAELGYLPVTVNAATPPTITLSNLSAPPNVTFGWRYGNIPAQVAAQWIPDTYTEMTRAAVIAVEHVNGLAIDGIVGPAVWSAILAPNARPNPNPYTFVLVTKNPAPEGIRVWQNGKWVYQSVANTGVAAAPSTDGTFAVYERFLSQTMRGTNPNGTKYSDPGVPYVNYYDGSEAIHGFVRASYGYPQSVGCVELPVSHAKVAWSLLHYGTLVTVQGHYVAPGSTTTAASGSTSTGQSGYNHSSGAGTRSGNSTGANSAGKSAGASQKSSGQTGTGSNPKNVGGSKTRTGSTQGSTTNNTASNSTANGAGNVTITTTTASTNTTSTNTASTNTTSNNTTTATNTSNASN, encoded by the coding sequence GTGCAGCGCAGGCAAAAACAATTGTCCATCTTAGGAATTTTGATAATACTCGGTGCCAGCCAAACGGGCTGCGCAGTGTTGAACGGCTTCAGTGCCTCTCAAGCCTCAACTCACACCGTTGCAGGGAACCACACGATAACAGAGGTGACATCGCCGCCGCCCTCCGTGAATAATCGCACGGGGTCTTCCTCACAGTCAAACCAGACGAATTCGGCAGCATCCACTCAAGCGACAGCGACGTATCCATCTTTTGGGCTCGCGGTGACAGGACCCGAAGTGCTCGCGCTCAACGAGCGTCTTGCTGAACTCGGGTATCTGCCCGTGACCGTGAATGCGGCGACGCCTCCTACCATCACTTTGTCCAATTTGAGTGCTCCGCCAAACGTCACTTTTGGCTGGCGCTACGGCAACATACCGGCCCAGGTGGCGGCACAGTGGATACCAGATACTTATACAGAGATGACAAGGGCAGCCGTAATCGCCGTGGAGCATGTCAATGGTCTCGCGATTGATGGCATTGTCGGACCTGCTGTGTGGAGTGCCATCCTTGCTCCGAATGCCCGTCCAAACCCGAATCCGTATACCTTTGTCCTCGTGACGAAAAATCCAGCTCCAGAAGGCATTCGCGTCTGGCAGAATGGCAAGTGGGTTTATCAGTCCGTTGCCAACACTGGGGTGGCTGCAGCGCCGTCAACCGATGGAACGTTCGCAGTGTATGAGCGTTTTCTGTCCCAGACCATGCGCGGTACGAATCCGAATGGTACGAAATACAGCGATCCCGGTGTGCCCTACGTCAACTACTATGACGGAAGTGAAGCGATTCACGGGTTTGTGCGGGCTTCTTACGGATACCCACAAAGCGTGGGTTGCGTTGAACTCCCTGTAAGCCACGCAAAGGTTGCATGGTCTCTGCTGCACTATGGAACGCTCGTGACTGTGCAAGGACATTACGTCGCTCCTGGCTCTACGACAACTGCTGCGAGTGGGTCTACCAGCACGGGACAGTCCGGATACAACCATTCTTCGGGAGCGGGCACTCGCAGTGGAAACAGTACTGGCGCAAACAGTGCAGGTAAGTCAGCTGGGGCAAGCCAGAAGTCCAGCGGCCAGACGGGAACGGGGTCAAACCCCAAAAATGTTGGGGGCTCTAAGACGCGTACAGGAAGTACACAGGGTTCCACGACTAACAATACGGCGAGTAACAGCACGGCCAACGGCGCAGGCAACGTTACTATCACGACAACCACAGCCAGTACCAATACGACCAGTACCAACACGGCCAGCACCAATACGACGAGTAACAACACAACGACGGCTACGAACACGAGCAACGCATCAAACTGA
- a CDS encoding helix-turn-helix transcriptional regulator: MTESERELLAVVIGHRIRQVRVEQNMSQAELAAGIGSQSMISLLESGRQLPYPEVLCLIADRLHDESLQKYARLLDEDDLTWDSVSTANEEVLLDILRTHRGRWHDIHHGLAIRLCEYFYMRRETKIVQQICQLLVEHTLVGHPNYTRACFYNGSTGLIEADIRRAEYWLRLAEDHADTLDDAFLGRLWYNLGYLYTMMDIQGIAAWHANRAVDQFRRLQDFPRYAKSLGLLGAIQGRMGRQEDARKTLELAYDISVKWNADYHDRARIEASLTVIYYLLNDLDAAITMIDQAQKSASEVGDAIAQTIVLQVSCLVLNKLDQVEEAQVARGQFLSSAYSTGDVPLIAYSELLSISHLGSELEQLAAALRAYDVTEQTPSLIEHALAAECAAYLYERIGEPEHAKKHQQAALSSYRRYVDQNSMFSHLIKLLPIGRSHES; this comes from the coding sequence GTGACTGAGTCAGAACGTGAATTGCTGGCCGTTGTGATAGGGCACCGCATTCGCCAAGTCCGCGTTGAACAAAACATGTCTCAGGCTGAGTTGGCGGCCGGCATCGGGAGCCAATCGATGATAAGTTTGCTCGAAAGCGGACGCCAACTACCCTATCCGGAAGTGTTGTGTCTCATCGCGGATCGCCTCCATGATGAATCACTACAGAAGTACGCCCGACTACTAGACGAAGATGACCTCACTTGGGACAGCGTCTCGACCGCGAACGAAGAGGTGCTGCTAGATATCCTGCGCACCCATCGAGGGCGTTGGCATGACATCCATCACGGTTTAGCCATCCGGCTGTGTGAGTATTTTTATATGCGTCGAGAAACCAAAATAGTCCAACAGATCTGCCAGTTATTAGTTGAACACACGCTGGTGGGCCATCCCAATTACACGCGTGCATGCTTTTATAACGGCAGTACTGGCTTAATCGAGGCTGACATACGTCGTGCGGAATATTGGCTGAGACTTGCCGAAGACCATGCCGATACGCTCGACGACGCGTTCCTTGGGAGGCTCTGGTACAATCTCGGGTATCTGTACACCATGATGGACATACAAGGTATCGCCGCCTGGCACGCGAACAGAGCTGTCGATCAATTTCGCAGGTTACAGGACTTTCCCCGCTACGCAAAGTCACTCGGGCTCCTCGGTGCCATCCAAGGCCGAATGGGACGTCAGGAGGACGCTAGAAAGACACTTGAACTTGCTTATGATATTTCTGTGAAATGGAATGCAGACTACCACGACCGTGCGCGAATAGAGGCAAGTCTGACCGTTATCTACTATCTTCTGAACGATCTCGATGCAGCAATCACGATGATAGACCAAGCACAAAAGTCTGCTTCAGAGGTCGGCGACGCCATTGCACAAACCATTGTGCTTCAGGTCTCGTGCCTCGTTTTGAATAAGTTGGATCAAGTAGAAGAAGCGCAAGTTGCACGAGGACAGTTTCTGTCGAGTGCCTACAGCACCGGAGACGTCCCGCTCATTGCCTACAGTGAACTTCTCTCGATTAGTCATCTGGGGTCGGAACTCGAGCAATTGGCCGCAGCTCTGCGAGCGTACGATGTCACCGAGCAGACGCCTTCGCTCATCGAACACGCGCTGGCTGCCGAATGCGCGGCATATCTGTATGAACGAATCGGTGAACCCGAACATGCAAAAAAACACCAACAAGCAGCATTGTCCAGCTATCGACGCTACGTCGACCAAAACTCCATGTTCAGCCATCTCATCAAGCTCCTGCCCATTGGCCGTTCTCATGAATCATAA
- a CDS encoding glycosyltransferase, producing MINHWLAFGMSDVSTTGFQDTSRLMTSAFDGDVCYVSPPKPFSAWKRLDGKILRWTVGKSDSWNVLTPPLPIPSKIDLGTMFSRLRVRNLEQRLVRLWGRDWRDTTVVYVTNWTPFYHQILLQLQPKHLAFDCVDDVLAFPYRWDQRRVHESWQRIADISTVVLAVSPLLKEKVEQSLHVTTHVLPNGVDAKRFMQGEEEVPNEISPYRRRVGFAGTLNHWIDFAAIKTFALTYPDVDFFLMGKEGYLHDSYQRDAQGQVRQLPNVHYLGAIDYDELPRYLQAMDVLFLPRIPSSASQSSNPLKLYEYLATGKPIVMTGVPIPSDAQRLIHTSSAHLTPADALLAALDEAEGRAPNMKHARQNYALSHTWKLRMQAVLGLIEAARASRHEPDPGVCEQETDSVDVVR from the coding sequence ATGATAAACCATTGGTTGGCATTCGGGATGTCAGACGTGTCTACAACTGGGTTTCAGGACACGTCACGGTTAATGACGAGTGCTTTTGACGGAGATGTATGTTATGTGTCTCCTCCAAAGCCGTTTTCAGCGTGGAAGCGGCTGGACGGAAAGATATTGCGTTGGACAGTCGGCAAATCGGACAGTTGGAATGTGTTGACACCTCCTTTGCCGATACCTTCCAAAATCGACCTCGGAACGATGTTCTCCCGATTGAGGGTTCGCAATCTCGAGCAAAGATTGGTCCGTTTATGGGGCCGAGATTGGCGAGATACCACGGTCGTGTACGTAACCAACTGGACACCGTTTTATCATCAAATCCTTCTGCAACTGCAGCCGAAACATTTAGCCTTTGACTGCGTTGATGATGTTCTGGCGTTCCCTTATCGGTGGGACCAACGGCGAGTTCACGAATCTTGGCAGCGCATTGCAGATATCTCTACAGTCGTACTTGCAGTTTCGCCTTTGTTGAAAGAAAAGGTCGAGCAGTCCCTGCATGTGACAACTCATGTCCTGCCAAACGGAGTCGACGCAAAGCGATTTATGCAGGGCGAGGAAGAGGTCCCAAACGAGATCAGTCCCTATCGGCGCCGTGTGGGTTTTGCAGGGACGCTCAATCATTGGATTGACTTCGCAGCCATCAAGACGTTTGCACTCACTTACCCTGATGTCGATTTCTTTTTGATGGGCAAGGAAGGATACCTGCATGATTCGTATCAGCGGGATGCACAGGGACAAGTTCGTCAACTGCCGAATGTACATTATCTTGGGGCGATTGATTACGATGAACTGCCCCGTTATCTGCAGGCAATGGATGTATTGTTTTTACCGAGGATTCCATCTTCCGCGAGCCAGTCGTCAAATCCGCTGAAACTATACGAGTACCTGGCGACGGGCAAACCGATAGTGATGACAGGAGTGCCGATTCCAAGTGACGCGCAGCGGCTCATTCACACATCTTCGGCACATCTAACCCCTGCAGATGCGTTGTTAGCTGCGCTTGACGAGGCAGAGGGAAGGGCACCGAATATGAAACATGCGCGGCAAAATTATGCCCTCAGTCATACCTGGAAGCTTCGAATGCAAGCTGTTTTAGGTCTGATTGAGGCAGCCAGGGCATCACGTCACGAACCTGACCCTGGCGTTTGCGAACAGGAGACGGATTCTGTCGATGTCGTTCGGTAA
- a CDS encoding Gfo/Idh/MocA family oxidoreductase, with amino-acid sequence MNCTSFAIIGGGFRTQSFLRVASELSELFDVCGMVVRDQGKGHAIEQKWGVKTYRTLDQLLDAASPDFIVISVTAPASEHYIVQLASHGIPVLVETPPSRDLEGLIELYRTIPPHAKVQVAEQYQFHPMHAARITLVQSGALGCISQASVSVSHGYHGMSLMRKFLGVGFENASIRAMSFESPIVAGPTRGGPPTYESVVMNRRDIAWFEFEHSLGIYDFAKDQHRSWIRSSYVSIRGERGEIQNHSVNRLADYAVPQHLTFHRINRGEEENVEGYFLSGIMLGDKWIYQNPFPCARLYDDEIAVATCLVKMAAYVWGGDSFYDLREAAQDQYLALLMEEAIQSGSTVISQSQPWA; translated from the coding sequence ATGAACTGCACATCGTTCGCTATCATCGGCGGTGGGTTTCGAACGCAATCCTTCCTACGTGTCGCCAGCGAACTGAGCGAGCTGTTCGACGTTTGTGGAATGGTTGTTCGGGACCAAGGAAAAGGGCATGCCATCGAACAAAAATGGGGTGTCAAGACATATCGAACGCTCGACCAACTACTTGACGCAGCCTCACCTGACTTTATTGTCATTTCTGTCACGGCTCCTGCAAGTGAGCACTATATTGTCCAATTGGCGTCCCACGGCATACCTGTACTTGTGGAAACACCGCCATCAAGGGACCTTGAAGGCTTAATCGAGTTATATCGCACGATACCGCCGCACGCCAAGGTACAGGTTGCTGAGCAATACCAATTTCATCCGATGCACGCGGCGCGGATAACGTTGGTGCAATCAGGCGCTCTCGGATGCATCAGTCAGGCGAGTGTCTCCGTCTCGCACGGCTATCACGGAATGAGCCTGATGCGGAAGTTTCTTGGCGTCGGGTTTGAGAATGCGTCCATCCGCGCAATGAGCTTTGAATCACCCATTGTGGCAGGGCCGACTCGTGGGGGGCCGCCCACATATGAGTCCGTCGTCATGAATCGACGAGACATTGCGTGGTTTGAGTTTGAGCACAGCCTTGGCATCTACGATTTTGCCAAAGACCAACATCGTTCGTGGATACGTTCTTCGTACGTCTCCATTCGTGGTGAACGAGGAGAAATTCAAAATCACTCCGTCAACCGCCTGGCAGACTACGCTGTGCCACAACATCTCACGTTTCACCGCATTAATCGCGGTGAAGAAGAAAATGTCGAGGGCTACTTTCTAAGTGGCATTATGTTGGGAGACAAGTGGATCTATCAAAATCCATTTCCCTGTGCTCGACTCTATGACGACGAGATTGCTGTTGCCACATGCCTTGTAAAGATGGCAGCGTATGTTTGGGGTGGAGACAGTTTTTACGACCTGCGCGAGGCGGCGCAAGACCAATACTTAGCGCTGCTCATGGAAGAGGCCATTCAAAGTGGCAGCACAGTGATTTCCCAGTCCCAACCTTGGGCGTGA